One stretch of Comamonas testosteroni DNA includes these proteins:
- a CDS encoding aminopeptidase, which yields MSVVSLRALLGISAAIAGLTGCSSAGYYWQGFKGQMQILQAARPIDEWLAEESTSAGLRQRLQTAQQMRRFASRELALPDNASYTRYAQLQRPFAVWNVVAAPAYSLEMHQWCFPVTGCIAYRGYFSKSDAQVQALTLQSQGLETSVYGVPAYSTLGYLNWLGGDPLLSTFTSWQEGDFAGLLFHELAHQLLYVKNDTAFNESFATTVERMATPLWLHSHASAATQQRWQQSLQRRELWQQLTRETRQRLQQIYEQKNTEAFDAKVLEAIKSKVFDEFRATYAQLRAQWITTDEPLLTSLALREQYYRRLAQTDEWVAQANNASFGALAAYDDWVPAMTRWWQQLRGEGPATPETWRGFYAQMRELAALPAEERKLRLCAQWGEAAKTATQCQ from the coding sequence ATGAGTGTAGTCAGCCTGAGGGCTTTGCTGGGAATTAGTGCCGCAATTGCAGGCCTGACGGGCTGCAGCAGCGCCGGCTATTACTGGCAGGGTTTCAAGGGACAGATGCAGATTCTTCAGGCCGCACGGCCTATTGATGAATGGCTCGCCGAGGAAAGTACCTCCGCAGGACTGCGTCAGCGCCTGCAGACCGCGCAACAGATGCGCCGCTTCGCCAGCCGGGAGCTGGCTCTGCCCGACAACGCCAGCTACACCCGCTACGCTCAGCTGCAGCGCCCGTTTGCGGTCTGGAACGTGGTGGCGGCCCCGGCCTACAGCCTGGAGATGCACCAATGGTGCTTTCCCGTCACCGGCTGCATTGCCTACCGAGGCTACTTCAGCAAGAGCGACGCACAGGTGCAGGCACTAACGCTTCAGTCCCAGGGTTTGGAAACCAGCGTCTATGGCGTGCCTGCCTACTCCACGCTAGGCTATCTGAACTGGCTGGGCGGCGATCCCTTGCTCAGCACCTTCACCTCCTGGCAGGAGGGTGACTTTGCCGGCCTGCTGTTCCACGAACTGGCCCACCAGTTGCTGTATGTGAAGAATGACACGGCCTTCAACGAATCCTTTGCCACCACGGTGGAACGCATGGCCACCCCCTTGTGGCTGCACAGCCATGCCAGCGCCGCCACGCAACAACGCTGGCAACAGAGCCTGCAGCGGCGAGAGCTATGGCAGCAGCTGACGCGCGAGACCCGTCAGCGCCTGCAACAGATTTATGAGCAGAAAAATACTGAAGCCTTTGATGCCAAAGTGCTGGAAGCCATCAAAAGCAAAGTATTTGACGAATTCCGCGCCACTTATGCGCAGCTCAGGGCGCAATGGATTACCACTGACGAGCCCCTGCTGACCAGCCTCGCCCTGCGCGAGCAGTATTACCGGCGCCTGGCCCAGACCGATGAATGGGTGGCCCAGGCCAACAACGCCAGTTTTGGAGCCCTGGCCGCCTATGACGACTGGGTGCCGGCCATGACTCGCTGGTGGCAGCAACTGCGCGGCGAAGGCCCGGCCACTCCCGAGACCTGGCGCGGCTTCTATGCCCAGATGCGCGAGCTGGCAGCCTTGCCTGCTGAAGAGCGCAAGCTGCGGCTATGTGCCCAATGGGGAGAAGCTGCAAAAACAGCGACTCAGTGCCAATAA
- a CDS encoding phosphoethanolamine transferase, whose protein sequence is MPSAVATKDSVSAPFFKGLFQPRTPQFIALALAIWLTLTANWALWLRLPSLDGYHGSLALLALRVVPLVLGASLLLTSLFAWPRFTKPLWVALLLVAASSQYFMVSYGTVMDKGMIHNILQTDARESSDLFNIKLLAEVLIIAILPAIWLWKTPLKRANSVWRNMLRTALLLLGGIALIAASLAVSYRDLAPVVRNNLWLRYMINPINPVLSAASVALDPILNKPKPFVSITGGAALGASYAAVQKPPLLVLVVGETARSKNFSLNGYERDTNPELAKRDVLSWRNARSCGTSTRESVPCMFSNLGREGFYASKVEHDNLLDVLQAAGLAVLWVDNQAGCKGVCKRIPMADTADSVNTPAGKALCAQDGECLDALLLSGLDERIAKLDPARRAKGLVLVMHQMGSHGPEYFKRSTADLKAFKPECATNALSSCSQQSVVNVYDNSIRYTDHFLAQTIDWLKTQQNQFETGMFYMSDHGESLGELGVYLHGMPYAMAPDDQKHVPMIAWLGTLGARTGLNQACLSKTLDQPLSHDNLFHTVMGLMDVTSPTYKQPLDAFASCRTAS, encoded by the coding sequence TTGCCGTCTGCTGTGGCCACCAAAGACTCCGTTTCTGCCCCATTTTTCAAGGGGCTTTTTCAACCTCGCACGCCTCAGTTCATCGCTCTGGCCCTGGCCATCTGGCTGACACTGACGGCCAACTGGGCCCTATGGCTGCGCCTGCCTTCCCTGGATGGCTATCACGGCAGTCTGGCCCTGCTGGCCCTGCGGGTTGTGCCGCTGGTGCTGGGCGCCAGCCTTCTGCTGACCTCTTTGTTTGCCTGGCCGCGCTTTACCAAGCCGCTCTGGGTTGCGCTGCTGCTGGTGGCGGCCAGTTCCCAGTACTTCATGGTCAGCTACGGCACCGTGATGGACAAGGGCATGATTCACAACATCCTGCAGACCGATGCCCGCGAAAGCTCGGACTTGTTCAACATCAAGCTGCTGGCCGAGGTGTTGATCATCGCCATACTGCCAGCCATCTGGCTGTGGAAAACCCCGCTCAAACGCGCCAACAGCGTCTGGCGCAATATGCTGCGTACCGCCTTGCTGCTGCTGGGCGGCATTGCCCTGATAGCCGCATCGCTGGCCGTTTCGTACCGCGATCTGGCCCCCGTGGTGCGCAACAATCTTTGGCTGCGCTACATGATCAACCCGATCAACCCCGTGCTCTCGGCCGCATCCGTGGCGCTGGACCCCATACTCAACAAGCCCAAGCCCTTTGTCAGCATCACGGGTGGCGCAGCTCTGGGTGCCAGCTATGCCGCAGTCCAGAAACCGCCGCTGCTGGTACTGGTGGTTGGCGAGACGGCACGCTCAAAGAACTTCAGCCTCAACGGTTATGAGCGCGATACCAACCCCGAGCTGGCCAAGCGCGATGTGCTGAGCTGGCGTAACGCCCGCTCCTGCGGCACCAGCACCCGCGAATCGGTGCCCTGCATGTTCTCCAACCTGGGCCGCGAAGGCTTTTACGCCTCCAAGGTCGAGCATGACAACCTGCTCGACGTACTGCAGGCCGCCGGACTGGCCGTGCTTTGGGTGGACAACCAGGCAGGCTGCAAAGGCGTGTGCAAGCGCATCCCCATGGCCGATACCGCCGACAGCGTGAATACGCCGGCCGGCAAGGCGCTGTGCGCCCAGGATGGCGAATGCCTGGATGCCCTGCTGCTCAGCGGCCTGGACGAGCGCATCGCCAAGCTGGACCCCGCACGCCGCGCAAAGGGCCTGGTACTGGTCATGCACCAGATGGGCAGTCACGGCCCCGAGTATTTCAAGCGCTCCACTGCAGATCTCAAGGCTTTCAAGCCCGAGTGCGCCACCAATGCCCTGTCCAGTTGCTCGCAACAAAGCGTGGTCAATGTCTACGACAACTCCATTCGCTATACCGACCACTTCCTGGCCCAGACCATAGACTGGCTCAAGACCCAGCAAAACCAGTTTGAAACCGGCATGTTCTACATGTCCGACCATGGCGAATCGCTGGGCGAGCTCGGTGTCTATCTGCACGGCATGCCTTACGCCATGGCGCCCGACGATCAGAAACATGTGCCCATGATTGCCTGGCTGGGAACGCTGGGGGCTCGCACCGGCTTGAATCAGGCCTGCCTGAGCAAGACGCTGGATCAGCCGCTCTCGCACGACAACCTGTTCCATACGGTAATGGGTTTGATGGATGTCACCTCGCCAACCTACAAGCAGCCTCTGGATGCATTTGCCAGCTGCCGCACGGCCAGCTAG
- a CDS encoding ABC transporter permease yields the protein MKHQKTAERWAPWLLLLLIVLLWQIICSGFGVSEFIFPSPWAIGHQLYEFAGTIAMHAWRTYWVTMAGFALAIVVGVLLGFLIGSSRLAYAAFYPLMTAFNALPKAAFVPILVVWFGIGAGPAILTAFLISFFPIMVNIATGLATLEPELEDVLRVLGAKRWDVLIKVGLPRSLPYFYGSLKVAITLAFVGTTVSEMTAANEGIGYLLVSAGSSMQMGLAFAGLIVVGAMAMVMYELFNLLEKHTTGWARRGSQGE from the coding sequence ATGAAACATCAAAAAACCGCCGAGCGCTGGGCACCCTGGCTGCTGTTGCTGCTGATCGTCCTGCTCTGGCAGATCATCTGTTCGGGTTTCGGCGTTTCGGAATTCATCTTCCCCAGCCCCTGGGCCATAGGCCATCAGCTCTATGAGTTTGCGGGCACGATTGCCATGCATGCCTGGCGCACCTATTGGGTGACGATGGCGGGCTTTGCACTGGCGATCGTGGTGGGCGTGCTGCTGGGGTTTCTGATCGGCTCCTCGCGCCTGGCCTATGCGGCGTTCTATCCGCTGATGACGGCCTTCAACGCCCTGCCCAAGGCAGCGTTCGTGCCGATTCTGGTGGTCTGGTTCGGCATCGGCGCGGGCCCGGCCATTCTCACGGCCTTTCTGATCAGCTTTTTCCCCATCATGGTCAATATCGCCACGGGTCTGGCCACGCTGGAGCCCGAGCTGGAGGATGTGCTGCGCGTGCTGGGGGCCAAGCGCTGGGACGTGCTGATCAAGGTCGGCCTGCCGCGTTCCCTGCCGTATTTCTACGGCTCGCTCAAGGTCGCAATCACGCTGGCCTTCGTCGGCACCACGGTCAGCGAGATGACGGCTGCCAACGAGGGTATCGGCTATCTGCTGGTCTCCGCCGGCTCTTCCATGCAGATGGGTCTGGCCTTTGCGGGGCTGATCGTGGTGGGGGCCATGGCCATGGTGATGTACGAACTGTTCAATCTGCTGGAAAAGCACACCACGGGCTGGGCGCGTCGCGGCTCCCAGGGCGAGTGA
- a CDS encoding ABC transporter ATP-binding protein gives MKSSDTEAARPFVEFKDVWLAYNEELLQANHFAVEAINLTVQRGEFIAIVGPSGCGKSTFMKLTTGLKMPSMGRITVDGQRVTGPLKISGMAFQSSSLLPWRTTLDNVLLPLEIVEPHRSQFKQKRKEYESRAIELLGKVGLAGYERKFPWQLSGGMQQRASICRALIHEPQMLLLDEPFGALDAFTREELWCILRDLQAEQKFNVILVTHDLRESVFLADTVYVMSKSPGRFVVRRDIDLPRPRDLELTYTPEFSDIVYELRGHIGALRKSGTETAAAIPQ, from the coding sequence ATGAAATCATCAGATACAGAAGCTGCCCGGCCCTTCGTCGAATTCAAGGACGTCTGGCTGGCCTATAACGAAGAGCTGCTGCAGGCCAACCACTTTGCGGTGGAGGCCATCAACCTCACGGTACAGCGTGGCGAGTTCATCGCCATCGTCGGTCCCTCGGGCTGTGGAAAGTCCACGTTCATGAAGCTCACCACGGGCCTGAAGATGCCGTCCATGGGCCGCATCACGGTCGATGGCCAGCGCGTGACAGGGCCCCTCAAGATATCGGGCATGGCGTTCCAGTCGTCCTCGCTGCTGCCCTGGCGCACCACGCTGGACAATGTGCTGCTGCCGCTGGAGATCGTGGAGCCGCACCGTTCGCAGTTCAAGCAAAAGCGCAAGGAATACGAGTCGCGTGCCATAGAGCTGCTGGGCAAGGTCGGACTCGCGGGTTATGAACGCAAATTCCCCTGGCAGCTGTCCGGCGGCATGCAGCAGCGCGCCAGCATCTGCCGCGCTCTGATTCACGAGCCGCAGATGCTGCTGCTCGACGAACCCTTTGGCGCGCTCGATGCCTTCACCCGTGAGGAGCTGTGGTGCATCTTGCGCGACCTGCAGGCAGAGCAGAAATTCAATGTGATTCTGGTCACGCATGATCTGCGCGAGAGCGTGTTCCTGGCCGATACCGTCTATGTGATGAGCAAAAGCCCGGGTCGCTTCGTGGTGCGCCGCGACATCGACCTGCCGCGACCGCGTGATCTGGAGCTCACTTACACCCCCGAGTTCTCGGACATCGTCTACGAGCTGCGCGGCCACATTGGCGCCCTGCGCAAAAGCGGCACCGAGACCGCTGCAGCCATTCCTCAATAA
- a CDS encoding ABC transporter substrate-binding protein, whose translation MQTKRLFLQSVLALGSFASATAAFAATPIKFQLDWRFEGPAALFLQPVAKGYFQAAGLNVTVDAGSGSGGAIQRVASGSYDMGFADLAALMEFHANNPDVKDKPVAVMMVYNNTPASVMALKKSAIAKPADLTGKKLGAPVFDAGRRGFPLFAKANKVGDVQWTTMDPPLRETMLVRGDIDAITGFTFTSLLNLEARGVKAADVAVMPFADNGVKLYGNAIIASAKLVRENPEAVRAFLKAFSKGAKEVMANPGSAIAYVKERDGIVNTALETRRLQLAIDTVINTADARGEGFGQVSPTRMALMASQISDVYATKTRVNPETLWNGRFLPPVADLDVFPKK comes from the coding sequence ATGCAAACCAAGCGCCTGTTCCTGCAATCCGTTCTGGCCCTGGGCAGCTTTGCCAGCGCCACTGCTGCCTTTGCCGCCACGCCCATCAAATTCCAGCTCGACTGGCGTTTCGAAGGGCCAGCGGCGCTGTTTCTGCAACCTGTCGCCAAGGGCTATTTTCAGGCTGCAGGTCTGAATGTGACGGTGGACGCCGGCAGCGGCTCCGGCGGTGCGATTCAGCGCGTGGCATCGGGCTCTTACGACATGGGTTTTGCCGATCTGGCCGCGCTCATGGAGTTTCATGCCAACAACCCCGATGTCAAGGACAAGCCCGTGGCCGTGATGATGGTCTACAACAACACGCCGGCCTCGGTCATGGCACTCAAGAAGAGCGCCATTGCCAAGCCTGCGGATCTGACAGGCAAGAAGCTCGGAGCACCGGTGTTTGATGCCGGGCGGCGCGGTTTCCCGCTGTTTGCCAAGGCCAACAAGGTCGGCGATGTGCAATGGACCACCATGGATCCGCCGCTGCGCGAGACCATGCTGGTGCGCGGCGATATCGATGCCATCACGGGCTTTACCTTTACTTCGCTGCTGAACCTGGAGGCTCGTGGCGTCAAGGCGGCCGATGTGGCGGTCATGCCGTTTGCCGACAACGGCGTCAAGCTCTATGGCAACGCCATCATCGCCAGCGCCAAGCTGGTGCGCGAGAACCCCGAAGCCGTGCGTGCCTTCCTCAAGGCCTTTAGCAAGGGCGCCAAGGAAGTCATGGCCAACCCCGGCTCCGCCATCGCCTATGTGAAGGAGCGCGACGGCATCGTCAACACCGCTCTGGAAACCCGCCGCCTGCAGCTGGCGATCGACACGGTGATCAACACCGCCGATGCGCGTGGTGAAGGCTTTGGCCAGGTCAGCCCCACACGCATGGCCCTGATGGCGTCCCAGATCTCGGACGTCTATGCGACCAAGACACGCGTGAACCCCGAGACGCTCTGGAACGGCCGCTTTCTGCCGCCAGTCGCGGATCTCGACGTATTTCCCAAAAAGTAA
- a CDS encoding nucleoside deaminase — translation MSLPPAQALNDTDGRYLREAIALADTARERGNRPFGALIVAADGRVLAEASNANGESGDCTAHAELSAIRLASPLHSRDELVGATLYSSAEPCVMCAGAIFWSAIGRVVYGIDAERLRVFRGERLDQKDAELSCRDVFQAASHAIECIGPALIEEASSSHQGAWKV, via the coding sequence ATGTCCTTGCCTCCAGCCCAGGCCTTGAATGACACCGATGGTCGCTATTTGCGCGAAGCCATTGCGCTAGCGGATACGGCGCGCGAGCGCGGCAACCGGCCGTTTGGTGCGCTGATCGTGGCTGCCGACGGGCGTGTTCTGGCCGAGGCCAGCAATGCCAACGGCGAGAGCGGCGATTGCACGGCCCATGCCGAGCTGTCCGCCATCCGCCTGGCCAGCCCCTTGCATTCACGCGATGAACTGGTGGGCGCCACGCTGTACTCGTCTGCCGAGCCCTGCGTGATGTGTGCCGGCGCGATCTTCTGGTCCGCCATTGGCCGCGTGGTCTATGGCATCGATGCGGAGCGGCTGCGCGTGTTCCGCGGCGAGCGGCTCGACCAGAAGGATGCCGAGCTGTCCTGCCGCGATGTGTTCCAGGCCGCTTCGCACGCCATCGAATGCATAGGGCCGGCCTTGATCGAAGAGGCCAGCAGCTCGCACCAGGGCGCCTGGAAGGTCTGA
- a CDS encoding ABC transporter substrate-binding protein yields the protein MQRRHFLAALPLCSAPWVHAQGKSLTPLKFTLDFRVNGQTAPFFLAQQNGYYRDEGLDVSLDVGSGSVASITRIASGAYQLGLGDISSLIEFNAQNAGTPRVQAVYQYYNRAPFVIIGRKDRGITSDFGSLKGKKVAAAAVESTRRAWPMVARRKNLPADLFAWSTTEFSARDNVMVRGDVDAATYFHDSAVSLFARLRPEELSILRYSDAGVHLYGNAILASSQLIAEKPQVVAAFLRATNRAIVECLANPAAGIAAVRQRESILDEKLELERWSITAQYVAAADTKSHGLGDFSKRLMEQQLDSVVQTFALKTTPSADALFNSSMLPARSARMLKV from the coding sequence ATGCAACGTCGCCATTTCCTTGCTGCCCTGCCTCTTTGCAGCGCACCCTGGGTCCATGCCCAGGGCAAGTCGCTGACTCCGCTGAAATTCACGCTGGATTTCCGCGTCAACGGCCAGACGGCGCCGTTCTTTCTGGCACAGCAAAACGGCTACTACCGCGATGAGGGGCTGGATGTGAGTCTGGACGTAGGGTCGGGCTCGGTGGCTTCGATTACTCGTATCGCCAGCGGAGCCTACCAGCTCGGACTGGGCGATATCAGCTCGCTGATCGAGTTCAATGCGCAGAATGCCGGCACGCCTCGCGTGCAGGCCGTCTACCAGTACTACAACCGCGCGCCTTTTGTGATCATCGGGCGCAAGGACCGGGGCATCACTTCGGACTTCGGAAGCCTCAAGGGCAAGAAGGTTGCCGCAGCGGCGGTGGAGTCCACGCGCCGTGCCTGGCCCATGGTGGCGCGGCGCAAGAACCTGCCCGCCGATCTGTTTGCCTGGTCGACAACGGAGTTCTCGGCACGAGACAACGTCATGGTGCGTGGCGATGTGGATGCCGCCACCTACTTCCATGACTCGGCGGTGTCGCTGTTTGCGCGCCTCAGGCCCGAGGAGCTTTCCATACTGCGCTACAGCGATGCAGGCGTTCATCTGTATGGCAATGCGATTCTCGCGTCCAGCCAGCTGATCGCCGAGAAGCCGCAGGTCGTGGCCGCTTTCCTGCGCGCCACCAACCGTGCGATTGTGGAATGCCTTGCCAACCCCGCAGCAGGCATTGCCGCCGTGCGCCAGCGTGAGTCGATTCTCGATGAAAAGCTGGAGCTGGAGCGCTGGTCCATCACCGCACAGTACGTGGCCGCGGCAGACACGAAAAGCCATGGACTGGGCGACTTCAGCAAGCGTTTGATGGAGCAGCAGCTGGACAGTGTGGTGCAGACCTTTGCGCTCAAGACCACGCCATCTGCCGACGCACTGTTCAACAGCAGCATGCTGCCCGCCAGGTCGGCCCGCATGCTCAAGGTCTGA
- a CDS encoding isopenicillin N synthase family dioxygenase: MQTMTSHSYSLDELDKEARMGGQGAETSAREVRVIDISDFEQRKQEIAEQIWSASVEIGFFQVSGHGIAQADIDAAFGRAEQLFALPPDTKAQWPLSRNAGWEHKAQIRPSTRTPDQKESYQVTRPRMQGLWPSEQELPGFKQATLAFEHQCWQVGMQLLSCFAYKLGFDEEFFTRAHDPAVPSYQSTLRMLHYFAVDPALKDEIGLWRAGAHTDFDCLTLLFQRAGQGGLQVLPGKEAEAQQWTPVKPVDGVITCNIGDMLMRWSDDQLPSNFHRVRNPQPHEYQGARYSLAFFCQANEDAVIEGPAKKYPPITGAEYLRQRISANFSNRY; this comes from the coding sequence ATGCAGACCATGACCAGCCACTCCTACAGCCTTGACGAACTGGACAAGGAAGCCCGCATGGGCGGGCAAGGCGCAGAAACCTCGGCGCGCGAAGTTCGCGTCATAGACATCAGCGACTTCGAGCAGCGCAAGCAGGAGATTGCCGAGCAGATCTGGAGCGCTTCGGTGGAAATCGGCTTCTTCCAGGTTTCCGGCCACGGCATAGCCCAGGCCGATATCGACGCCGCATTCGGCAGGGCCGAACAGCTATTTGCCCTGCCGCCCGACACCAAGGCGCAATGGCCGCTATCGCGCAACGCAGGCTGGGAGCACAAGGCGCAGATCCGCCCCTCCACGCGCACCCCCGACCAGAAAGAGTCCTATCAGGTCACACGCCCGCGCATGCAGGGCCTTTGGCCCAGCGAGCAGGAGCTGCCCGGCTTCAAGCAGGCCACGCTGGCCTTTGAGCACCAATGCTGGCAGGTGGGCATGCAGCTGCTGTCCTGCTTTGCCTACAAGCTGGGCTTTGACGAGGAGTTCTTCACCCGCGCACATGACCCCGCCGTGCCCAGCTACCAGAGCACGCTGCGCATGCTGCATTACTTTGCCGTGGACCCTGCTCTCAAGGACGAAATCGGCCTGTGGCGTGCAGGCGCACATACAGACTTCGACTGCCTGACACTGTTGTTCCAGCGCGCCGGCCAGGGCGGGCTGCAGGTGCTGCCCGGCAAGGAGGCCGAAGCCCAGCAATGGACGCCCGTGAAGCCCGTGGACGGCGTCATCACCTGCAATATCGGTGACATGCTGATGCGCTGGAGCGACGACCAGTTGCCCAGCAACTTCCACCGCGTGCGCAACCCGCAGCCCCATGAGTACCAGGGAGCCCGCTACAGCCTGGCCTTCTTCTGCCAGGCCAATGAAGATGCGGTGATCGAAGGGCCGGCAAAAAAATATCCGCCTATCACAGGGGCGGAATATTTGCGTCAGCGCATCAGCGCCAATTTCTCGAACAGGTACTGA
- a CDS encoding acyl-CoA-binding protein — translation MSDLNARFEETVKNSTSLGERPDNATLLKIYALYKQATEGDNEAKKPSFTDMVARAKWDAWAKLEGTTPDEAKQQYIDLIESLR, via the coding sequence ATGTCCGATCTGAACGCCCGGTTTGAAGAGACCGTCAAGAATTCCACCTCGCTCGGCGAGCGTCCTGACAACGCCACCTTGCTCAAGATCTATGCCTTGTACAAGCAGGCGACCGAGGGTGACAACGAAGCCAAGAAGCCCAGCTTCACCGACATGGTGGCCCGCGCCAAGTGGGATGCCTGGGCCAAGCTGGAAGGCACGACGCCGGATGAGGCCAAGCAGCAGTACATCGATCTCATCGAGTCGCTGCGCTGA
- a CDS encoding porin, with translation MPRISRYIWSFLALSASSLASAQSSVTLFGVMDAGVSRYMVRSNAWDGSGRTASQAIWALSPSGNLASRLGVRAVEDLGAGMSASMWLEAPVTNDTGGGALNFGRRSTVSLTGNWGELRLGRDHTPSFLNDWAFDPYSVNGVGVNLLAVVSSNLAINRALSTQTSGTLPERLLGNGLSAGTDNYLRANNSIGYHLPTGLGGLYGQLMYAFPENDARRGRYAGGRIGWASGPADIALGYGESMLGTFNGRKETIKSLNLGGSYNFGPVRVLGEWSQVRNARSDVRATDRYDGLLAGVQIPVGLHQLRASVARVQFKNGQGTGDASVNKLALGYVHNLSKRTALYTTVSRISVSNGHNNPAVMGVTPLAVSSPVIMPQPAYSNSPGMQPRSALGFDLGLRMMF, from the coding sequence ATGCCACGTATTTCACGTTATATCTGGAGTTTTCTTGCCTTGTCCGCCAGCAGTCTGGCCAGCGCTCAGTCATCCGTGACGCTGTTCGGTGTCATGGACGCAGGCGTCAGCCGCTACATGGTGCGCAGCAATGCCTGGGATGGCTCCGGTCGCACGGCCAGTCAGGCTATCTGGGCGCTCTCGCCCTCGGGTAATCTGGCCAGCCGTCTGGGTGTTCGTGCCGTTGAAGATCTGGGTGCTGGAATGTCTGCCAGCATGTGGCTGGAAGCGCCTGTGACCAACGACACGGGCGGCGGCGCGCTGAACTTTGGGCGACGTTCCACCGTCAGCCTGACGGGCAACTGGGGCGAGCTGCGCCTTGGGCGCGATCACACGCCCTCGTTTTTGAATGACTGGGCCTTTGATCCCTATTCCGTCAACGGCGTGGGCGTCAATTTGCTGGCGGTGGTCAGCAGCAACCTGGCCATCAACCGTGCGCTGAGTACGCAGACCAGCGGCACGCTGCCCGAACGCTTGCTGGGCAACGGTTTGTCGGCAGGCACGGACAATTATCTGCGCGCGAACAACTCCATCGGTTATCACCTGCCGACAGGGCTGGGCGGACTTTATGGTCAGCTGATGTATGCCTTCCCGGAAAATGACGCCAGGCGCGGCCGCTATGCGGGAGGCCGCATAGGTTGGGCCAGCGGCCCCGCCGATATCGCACTGGGCTATGGCGAAAGCATGTTGGGCACTTTCAATGGCCGCAAGGAAACCATCAAGTCCCTGAACCTGGGAGGCTCGTACAACTTCGGTCCGGTCCGCGTGTTGGGCGAGTGGTCGCAGGTGCGCAATGCGCGCAGCGATGTGCGTGCCACAGACCGCTATGACGGGCTTCTGGCTGGTGTGCAAATCCCTGTCGGACTGCATCAGCTCAGGGCGTCGGTGGCCAGGGTGCAGTTCAAAAATGGGCAGGGAACTGGCGACGCATCGGTGAACAAGCTGGCCTTGGGTTATGTGCATAACCTCTCCAAACGCACGGCGCTCTACACCACGGTGTCACGTATCAGCGTGAGCAATGGACACAACAATCCTGCGGTGATGGGTGTGACGCCGCTGGCCGTGAGCAGCCCGGTCATCATGCCGCAGCCAGCCTACAGTAACAGCCCGGGCATGCAGCCGCGCAGTGCGCTGGGCTTTGATCTGGGTCTGCGCATGATGTTCTGA
- a CDS encoding quinone oxidoreductase family protein, whose amino-acid sequence MTQAIRFYETGGPEVLRLENVAVGDPGPGQARVRHSYIALNFIDVYFRCGRYPLALPNGLGSDAVGVVEAVGTGVTDIRVGDRVGYLIGPQGAYAQARVMPAEVLIPLPDGISDRTAATLMMKGMTAQYLFRQVYPLQGGETILYHAAAGGVGLIACQWARAMGVNMIGTVSTDEKAELARANGCTHTIVTSRENIVERVKEITAGKGVPVVYDSVGKDTLMDSLDCLQPRGSLVSNGTSSGSVVVDSSLLAAKGSIWMTRPAMMHYIQPRSHMLEMAAELFEHVLAGRIVSEPQQEFALAEAAQAHRALEARKTVGATVLVP is encoded by the coding sequence ATGACTCAGGCCATTCGCTTTTACGAGACTGGCGGTCCAGAAGTTCTGCGACTGGAAAACGTTGCCGTGGGAGACCCCGGCCCAGGCCAGGCGCGTGTGCGGCATAGCTATATCGCGCTCAACTTCATCGATGTGTACTTCCGCTGCGGGCGCTACCCGCTGGCCTTGCCCAACGGACTGGGCTCGGATGCCGTCGGTGTGGTCGAGGCCGTCGGAACGGGTGTGACGGATATCCGGGTGGGTGACCGCGTTGGCTATCTGATCGGTCCACAAGGTGCTTATGCACAGGCACGTGTGATGCCTGCAGAAGTGCTGATTCCGCTGCCCGACGGAATTTCAGACCGTACTGCAGCCACGCTCATGATGAAAGGCATGACGGCCCAATATCTGTTCCGTCAGGTCTATCCGCTGCAAGGCGGTGAAACCATTCTCTACCACGCAGCTGCCGGAGGCGTAGGCCTGATTGCCTGTCAGTGGGCCCGCGCCATGGGGGTCAACATGATTGGTACGGTCAGCACGGATGAGAAGGCCGAACTGGCCAGGGCGAACGGGTGCACGCACACCATCGTGACTTCGCGTGAAAACATCGTCGAGCGAGTGAAGGAAATCACGGCAGGCAAGGGCGTGCCCGTGGTCTATGACTCTGTAGGCAAGGACACACTGATGGACTCGCTCGATTGCCTGCAGCCGCGTGGCTCGCTGGTCAGCAACGGAACCTCTTCCGGCTCCGTGGTGGTGGACTCGTCGCTGCTGGCCGCCAAAGGCTCGATCTGGATGACCCGGCCGGCCATGATGCATTACATCCAGCCCCGGTCACATATGCTGGAGATGGCTGCAGAGCTGTTCGAGCACGTGCTGGCGGGGCGCATTGTGAGCGAGCCGCAGCAGGAGTTTGCATTGGCCGAGGCGGCACAAGCCCATCGCGCATTGGAAGCGCGCAAGACCGTGGGAGCCACGGTACTCGTGCCATGA